The Tripterygium wilfordii isolate XIE 37 chromosome 18, ASM1340144v1, whole genome shotgun sequence nucleotide sequence TTACGCTGTCGTGTTATGCCCCCTCCTTGTATTAAGAATCCATATCTAGATGACGGTATGGAATTGGACGTGGATCCTTTTGGCAATCAAAGATCAAAATGTGcaggtactttttttttgtttgcttattgcAGAAATAATGCTTCAGCAAAATATTACTGGAACATCTGTTTTTGTCTCTTCCTTTGCTATGCTGGAGGGAGAGGTTTAGCAATTATTAAAGTTCCTATGATGTCAATAACTATAAGCTTTAGCTGCCTAACGTTGCAATTTCCAGGTATTTTATCTGCATTTGTTGGGGGGGATGGACTTTCACGCTACCACTCAGATTTCCATGAAATCAAGGTTTTGCAGCTTAATCTCGAACTTCTTCAGACTCAATATTTTGTGCTATATCTAGAACTGTCAAACTTTTGATGCTGGTTTAACTTGTTAGTGTTCTTTTTTCAGCAAATTGGCAATGGGAACTTCAGTCGTGTTTTTAAAGTTTTAAAGAGAATTGATGGCTGTTTTTATGCTGTAAAGCATAGCACGAGACATTTGCATCAAGATACAGAAAGGTATTCATGTTTGCTCTTAAATGCTCATACATATAGTTTCAAGTATGTTTCTTAGCCATGAGTCATTGTCTTTTACAGGAGGCAAGCTTTGATGGAAGTTCAAGCATTGGCAGCTTTAGGTTTGCAATTGacaattttttctattttacttCCTATATTATATGCTGGGGATTTTTTTTCGTGATTATGTTATGACCTTGCATTTGTAGGGTCTCATGAAAACATAGTTGGATATTATTCTTCTTGGTTTGAGAATGAGCAACTCTATATTCAGATGGAACTTTGTGATCACAGCTTATCAGCCAGTGTAGCCTCTCAATCTTTCACGGAGGGAGAGGTCTTGAAAATCTTGTATCAGGTTAAGTTCCTGAAAAAGTATTTTGTTCAAAAGAACTtctctaagtttttttttgcCAATCGACTTCACTGTTAACTATACCTAAAGAAATTTTGCCCTTGTGCGGCAGCCCAAATCCATTATAAATTTGACCACATAGAAGAATCTCAATGACAATTTCTAACCTTTAAGCTATACAGTGACTCTCCAGTTTAGCATATTGATGGGAATAATTCATCACCTCAAACGAAAATGTTCAGCTATGAGATTGATGAATTGGAAAAGTATGTATGCCGAATTATTGGTGTACAGACTTTTATGGGACTAGATGTTCTTAGACAAGTGATTGAGGTATTTTTAGACACCACACCACATAGGCTTGTGCTATTTTCTTCCAATCTTATGTAAAGACTAAAGAATCTATTCATCTAATATTGATATGTTTATGTAGCTTAAAATGAGATTTCTCTCTCCCTTCCCCGACTTGCTTTAACattgggagccttgtgcatggagttgtttacctttaccatATGTGCAATCTTCTTTTAGGATATAAAACTAACTCTGTCAATTTTGGTTGTGGATTGTATGATTCTGGCTTAATTAAGTTTGAATTATTCCACGAAGTAAAATGCCTGTATTGGTCGATAAGCTAAACTTCTTTGCGCCTAATCAAAACTGTTAAGATTTATTTTCCCTTTTTGATTGAGATTGGAAATTTTACTTATTATCCCTCTTGAAATTGAAAAGCTAGCTTTGAACTGTACATATTTCAATTCATATAGGCATATTTGCTGATAATTGTCAATTTTAACATTCAAATTTTACAGATGGCTAAGGCATTGCAGTTTATGCATGGGCAAGGGATAGCTCACTTAGATGTAAAACCTGATAATATTTATGTCAAGAATGGTGTTTATAAGCTTGGCGATTTTGGATGTGCGACTCTTCTTGACAAGAGTCTGCCAATTGAAGAGGGTGATGCACGATACATGCCCCAGGAGATTCTGAATGAGAACTATGATCATCTTGACAAGGTTGACATCTTCTCACTTGGAACTGCTGTTTATGAGCTCATTAGGGGTTCTCCCTTGCTAGAGTCGGGacatcattcattcattcatagaGAGGGAAAGCTACCACTCCTTCCTGGTCACACgttgcaatttcaaaatttgcTCAAGGTACTACATCCTCTTCTTTTTAATTACACCAAAGCATTTCTCCAAGAATTTGGATAAACAATGCGTTTTTCAGTGATCTTTGGGAAGTAGCTTTTCAGAAgaaattatctttttttttgggggtcATGTATTCAAGTATTGGTTTCACAATGACTATGAGGAAAGATCAGTTTAGGGATGTAGTGATGTGGCATACGTGAATTGGTTAAGACATACTTGAAGTGGTTAAGACATACTTGAATTGGGTGGTACCCACCCAAGTTGGAGCCCCCACTCCTGCTATCtcaattttgtaattttgtgtTGCCCTATATACTTTTTGGTGGGTGTTGAAATCATTCTACTCATGATTTGTTAAATTCTTAGGTCATGATGGATCCTGATCCAACTCAGAGGCCCTCTGCTAAAGAGTTAATGGTAAATCCCATTTTTGAGAGGATTCGAAGAAATGCAAAGACCTAAGCAAGCAATTGTTGAATTTTGTGGCAAGAAAATGGGGCCATCATGATCAGCTGGCCCAAGAATTCTGAAGAGCAGTTCCTTTTGTCATAGTAGGCACCAAGTTTTCTCCACTTGATGGTGCATGGCTTATAAAGTAAGGTAAGGAAAATCTTGTATTGTTGACTAGAATTTTGGCACGAAGTTTCCAGTAAAAAATGCGACTTTATTTGGTTGTTGCATTGTCGTTTATACAATTTTGTTTAGGCATGGGAGTGTGGAGAAGGCAATTAGTTGCAATACCCTTGTGGCTAgggttttgactcaacttatctTGTAATCAATACATGCAGGTTTGATGGCATGAGTTTAGACTCATCAGATCTCCAAATGGTTAGTTTGTATGATATTGTTATTGATTAGAGTACAATGCATATGATCTTTGTGCAAACCCTTTATGATTTATTGTTGCAGACTTGCAGTGTCATTCTAGATTTGatcaatcatcaacaattattgAATCGTCCTAGGGTTATTTAAGTAGAGTAGATCATTCTTTTAATGAACACACAGGACAACCGAATTGGAGAGCAATGCATTTGATCTTGTGTATTTTTGCGACTTCAAGTCTAGACAAATTGTGCCGTTTCATCCATCTGTTTAATTAATAATCCATTTTACTAGACTAAGTATCAACAAAACTAATACGTCAACCTCCTTTAACTAATGGTATTCTCATCTTGTTGATCAGGGTTTGAATCTTCTTCCgtttcaaaaaggaaaaaaaaattccagacGATTTTCATAAATACAATATTGGATTGAGGCCAGAAAGAAGACAAACTTGACACGCCTGCATCCTGTTTTTGAGTCAGAATATTCCCTGGACACGCCTGCATTCGTGTTCTAAAGTCGGAATATTCCCTAGACACGCTTGCATTGGTGTTCTAAAGTCAGAGTATTCCTTGCCTTTGCTTTGCTGTGCAAGTTTGACAATTTGATGGATCCAACATCGGAAGAAATTCAGTTCCCATTTCGT carries:
- the LOC119983742 gene encoding wee1-like protein kinase isoform X2; translated protein: MLVLLLTWMRKTSSSARTSSAPLTISLRIIKIYQRAWIATRCCLINLCCLCLFWQEEIPCPRSPEKINTVKTKRQRQDFSSINPVSPSFSDHQQVIELAKDILGTDELMKEKLKVNGTPKIQNYISPSVVALRCRVMPPPCIKNPYLDDGMELDVDPFGNQRSKCAGILSAFVGGDGLSRYHSDFHEIKQIGNGNFSRVFKVLKRIDGCFYAVKHSTRHLHQDTERRQALMEVQALAALGSHENIVGYYSSWFENEQLYIQMELCDHSLSASVASQSFTEGEVLKILYQMAKALQFMHGQGIAHLDVKPDNIYVKNGVYKLGDFGCATLLDKSLPIEEGDARYMPQEILNENYDHLDKVDIFSLGTAVYELIRGSPLLESGHHSFIHREGKLPLLPGHTLQFQNLLKVMMDPDPTQRPSAKELMVNPIFERIRRNAKT
- the LOC119983742 gene encoding wee1-like protein kinase isoform X1, which gives rise to MRRRAVKKGRISKSRGSSDMEGSLTRHLQVQLRQVSLLPPQQRQSLSTNTSDSSIQHLPVASAVGDAGAAADLDEKDFILSQDFFCTPDYITPDNQNLPKSVDCNKEEIPCPRSPEKINTVKTKRQRQDFSSINPVSPSFSDHQQVIELAKDILGTDELMKEKLKVNGTPKIQNYISPSVVALRCRVMPPPCIKNPYLDDGMELDVDPFGNQRSKCAGILSAFVGGDGLSRYHSDFHEIKQIGNGNFSRVFKVLKRIDGCFYAVKHSTRHLHQDTERRQALMEVQALAALGSHENIVGYYSSWFENEQLYIQMELCDHSLSASVASQSFTEGEVLKILYQMAKALQFMHGQGIAHLDVKPDNIYVKNGVYKLGDFGCATLLDKSLPIEEGDARYMPQEILNENYDHLDKVDIFSLGTAVYELIRGSPLLESGHHSFIHREGKLPLLPGHTLQFQNLLKVMMDPDPTQRPSAKELMVNPIFERIRRNAKT